The Filimonas lacunae genomic sequence GGGTGGTTTTTTCCCAGGCATCGGTGGCATCATTCACGCGCAGGGCAAGGGCTTTCACCCCATCACCATGCTTATATATATGATCGGCTATTTCGTTATCCGGGCGGATAGGCGTGGTTAACACAAAAGTGAGTTTGTTTTGACGCACCACGTAACTGGATTTGTCTTTTACCCCTGTTTCAGGACCCGCATAGGCCAGGGCCTGAAAACCAAAGGCGCTCATATAATAGTGGGCGGCTTGTTTGGCGTTTCCTACATAAAATTCAACATAATCCGTGCCTTCCAAAGGCAGGAAATCGGCCTGCGCATCTACCGCAGCCTTTCCGGCAATCATCGTTTCCATAAATAATTGTAATAAGCGTTAATGATAACTATCTGATCAGTAGTATATTTCTGTGTAAATACAGTAAAGGAGAGATACTATAGCGAACCCATGGCCAGGGTCTCCATTAATAACACGTAACCACCACGGCGGTCGCCAAATCTTTTATGTGGGTAATCTGGTAGCATCGTTGCTAACAAATATAACAAAAGAACCGAAAAGAGATACCAAACCGTAACCTTATCTTCGCAGATTACAGATTTACCACATTATGAAGATTGGAATTTTAGGCGGTGGCCAGCTGGGCCGTATGTTATTACAGGCGGGAGCCAATTATGTAGTAGAAACCTATGTATTGGAAAACGACGAAAACTGCCCTGCAGCGCATTTGTGTCACCACTTTGTGAAAGGAGATATCCGTGATTTCGATACCGTATACCAGTTTGGCAAACAGCTAAACGCTATTACCATTGAAATTGAAAGCGTAAACGTAGAAGCCCTGGAAAAGCTGGAAGCAGAAGGCGTAAAAGTATTTCCACGCCCTTCGGCTATTAAAACCATCAAGAATAAAATAACCCAGAAGCAATTTTATAAGCAGCAGGAAGTGCCTACCTCCCCTTTTGAAGTAACCGAAAACCTGGCCGCCCTGCAAAACCTTGCTTCCTTTTTACCAGCCGTACATAAAGTAGGCGAAGGTGGCTACGATGGCAAAGGCGTTCAGGTAATACAGGATGCCAGAGACCTGGAAAAAGGCTTTAACGCACCTTCCGTTTTAGAAAAAATGGTAAGGATTAAAAAGGAAATAGCCCTGATTGTGGCTATGAACGAAAAAGGCGAAACGGCTATTTACCCTCCTGCCGAAATGGTGTTTGACCAGGTATTAAACCTGCTCGACTACCAGTTAAGCCCCGTACAATTACCAAAAGAACAACTGTGGAAAGCAGAAGCCATTGCCCTGCGGGTGGTAAAAGGCCTGCAAAGCCCAGGTTTGTTTGCAGTGGAATTGTTTATTGACGAAAAAGACGAAGTGCTGGTGAACGAAACCGCACCACGTGTACATAACAGCGGCCACCATACTATTGAAGCCAACTATTGCAGCCAGTATGATATGCTGTGGCGCATTATGCTGGGTTATCCTTTAGGTAACACAGCCGCCATACTGCCCTCTTCCATCGTAAACATTTTAGGTTCCGAAGGACACACCGGCAAGGCCGTATACGAAGGGCTGGACGAAGTATTGAAAATGGAAAACGTGTTTGTACACCTGTACGGTAAAACCGAAACCAAACCGGGCCGTAAAATGGGTCACGTTACCATCATCAGCAACGAAAGAATTGACCTTACCTATAAGGCACATAAAATCAAAAACACTTTAAAAGTAATTTCTGCATAGGATATGACAGCACAAAACGCACCACTGGTTGGTATTATAATGGGTAGCGATAGCGACCTGAATATTATGCAGGATGCTGCTGCAGTAATGCAGGAGTTTGGAATTCCTTTTGAATTAACGGTAGTATCGGCCCACCGCACTCCCCTGCGCATGATTAACTATGCACAGCAGGCGGCTCAACGTGGGTTAAAAGTAATTATAGCCGGTGCGGGTGGTGCAGCACATTTACCCGGCATGGTAGCTTCTGTTACTTCTTTACCGGTAATTGGCGTTCCCGTTAAATCGTCTAATTCTATTGATGGCTGGGATTCGGTATTGTCTATTTTACAAATGCCTAATGGCGTTCCGGTAGCTACCGTGGCTTTAAATGCAGCCAAAAACGCCGGTTTGCTGGCAGCTCAGATCATTGGCACATCCGACAGTGCTATTGCGCAAAAGATGGATACCTATAAAGCTAACATGAACCAGGCCGTATTGGATAAAGCGGGTAAATTAAGCAAAGACTGGCCTAACAACTTTGATTAGTAAGCAAAGCATATTTTGAATAATTCGCAGGTTGGGGATGAACTACTATTAACGCGTTTATCAAAAGGCGATAAACTGGCGTTTGATCAACTGTATCAGCAATACAGCCATCCCCTGTACCTGAACCTGTTAAAGCTTACCAAATCGGAAGCCATTGCCGAAGAGCTGTTACAGGAGATTTTTGTAAGAATCTGGAATAAGAAAGATACACTGGACATACACACAGGTTTGGGCAACTATCTGTTTAAGATAAGCCAGAACCTGGTGTATGATTTCTTTAGAAAAGCGAAACAGGACAAACAGCTGCGTTCACAAATAATAGCTGTAGCCGCCGAAGAATACACCCATATTGAAGAAAACCTGCTGTCTAAAGAAAATCGCACCCTCCTTCACCGCGCCATTTCCACCCTTCCTCCTGTGCGCCAACAGGTGTTTAAGCTCTGTAAACTGGAAGGAAAATCATACGACGAAGTTGCAGAAGAATTGGGCATCGGTGTAAGCACGGTAAACGATCATATCGTAAAAGCTACCAAACATATCAAAAGATATTTTCCCATTATCTTACTCATTATCAGCACACTAAACAACTAATTAAAAAATATTCACTTTTTTTTCAAAACAGAGCCGATGGAAAAGTTTCACCGCGCGTCTTCAATAAAAAGAGAGAAAGTGCCGCTGGCTGATTTCAATACCATATTCGTCCGCTACCTGAACAATAACTGTTCACCGGAAGAAACTGCTTTTCTAATGGAGCAGTTAGCAAGCGGCGAATTAACAGAAGAGCAGCAGCAGCTACTGGAACAACACATCACTAACTGGACTGCTTTGCAGCAAAATGGAGAACCTATTCCCGCCACACTGCAAAACAAGCTGGACAATATAAAAAAACTGGTAGACACGGAAGTGATCCGGCAAACCCAACCTGCCAAACAGGTAAAGTTAAGCTGGCGCACCTATGCCGCAGCCGCTGCCGTAACAGGCCTGGTGGTAGTGGGATATTGGGGGTTCAAAAACCTGTCGCCCATAGTAGAAAAAACAAAAACATTTGCAGCACAGCCGGGCGAAAGAAGAAGTCTTCGTTTACCCGACGGCTCACAAGTGATATTGAACGGTGAAAGCAACCTGGTTTTATCGGAAAACTTCACTACTGGCAACAGGGAAGTGACTTTATCCGGAGAAGCTTATTTCGATGTTTCGCAAAACGCTGCACATCCATTTATCATACACACTATGACAATGGATATAGAGGTACTGGGCACTGCATTTAATGTGCGCTCTTACCCCGATGAAGCTGCAGAAGAAACCTCGCTTATACGCGGCAAGGTGCAGGTAACACTGAAAAAAGAAGGAGAATCAGGCAAAAGCTATATACTGCTGCCCATGCAAAAACTGGTGGTAGCAAAAAGCAGGCAGGGCGATTCGGCTAACAACCACACGGTAAGCAGTCCAACGCCACATGTAGACAGTTTGTTTAAAAACAGATTGCTGAACAACCTGCCCGAAACAGCCTGGACCGAAAATAAACTGGCATTTGACAATGCTACACTGGAAACAGTGGCCGATAAAATGGAAAAATGGTATGGCATTACCGTTGAAATTAAAAACGACGCCATTAAAAACATTCCTTACACCGGTAGTTTTGAAGGCGAAACACTTGAAAAAGTGATGGATGCCATTAAATATTCTATTCCTATGCTCCATTACAAAATGGAGGGTAGTCGAAAACTAATCCTGTACTAACGGGGTATATACATGAGAAAGACAAAAGAAAGAGGCGCCGCCCGGCGCCTCTTCTCTTTAAAAAAGTTACCAGGGAGAATGTAAAGGTTTGCGAGGCTCTTGCATTTCCCGTAACTTACAAAACCAAAACTAAGGTATACAAAATTGTATATCCTGGCATGCCCTTACCTAAAGGGTTAAACTATTTATTTCGCATGATGAGATTGACCACCTTTGTGTTACTCTGTGGTTGCCTGTTTTTTGCCGATAAAGGCATTGCACAAAGCGCCCGGGTAACGTTAAGTGTAAAACAAATAAGCCTCGAACAATTTTTCAATATCATTGAAAGCCAAACCGGCTACCGCTTTTCTTACAGCGCAGCTGTTATTCCCATACACAAAAAGGTAGATATCTGGGCCAAAAACGAATCACTGGAAACGCTACTTACCCGCACGCTAAAACAGCTGGGGCTTAGCCACCGCCTGATGAGCGAAAAGGTAATAGGCATTACCGATACCCGTTTAACAGCGCCCTCTTCTATTCCCCTTCCTCCGCCCTATCCACAACTACCCGATACTATTACCATACATGGTACCGTAGTAGATGAAAACGGCAAACCTATTGCCAACGCAGCTATACAGGTAAGAGGAACCAATAAAGGCATTAGCAGTGCGCCTGACGGCACATTCAGCATTTCACTTACAGCACCGGCCTTTACTTTAGATATTAGCTCTTTAAACTTTGTACCACGTGAATTAACCGTTAGCAGCGGCATTACCCGTTATCGCATTATGATGGAAGCTACTGCCGAATCGCTCAGCGAAATTGTGGTGGTAGCTTATGGCACCACCCGTAAAGGCGCTTATACCGGTTCAGTAGCACAGATTAATTCAGAAAAAATAGCCGAACGCTCCGTAACCAACGTACTGAATTATATAGAAGGATCTGCACCAGGCATACAAAGCACTTCCTCCAACGGGCAGCCCGGCTCATCCCCCACCATACGCATCAGGGGCTTTGGATCGGTTAGCGCTTCCAACGCGCCTTTGTTTGTATTGGACGGGGCTATTTACGATGGCAACATCTCCGATATTAACGCCAACGATATTGACAACTTTTCCATTTTAAAAGACGCGGCCGCAACCGCCTTATATGGTAATAAAGCCGTGAATGGTGTTATTATGATCAGCACCAAAAAAGGAAAAAGAGGGCAAAACCGCGTGCAGCTGCGGGTGAACCAGGGCATTTACACCCGTGGCATGCCCGAATACAACCGGGTGAATGCCTATCAATACTATCCTTTAATGTGGGAAGCGCTGCGTAACAGCCTGGTATACCCGGCCTCCGGCACTAATGCAATTCCCATAGCAGACGCCAACCAGCTGGCTTCCGGCGTGTATCCCCGTTTTACAACAGGTGCCAATGCTGGCAAACAAAACTACAATGGCACCGCCTATTCCGATATCAGCCAGCTGCTGGTGAATAACCCGTTTAACGTAGCCAGCACAGATATAGTAAGAGTGGATGGCACCATTAACCCCAATGCCCGATTATTATACCCAGATGATCTCAACTGGTACAAAGCGCTATCACGCACCGGCCAGCGGCAGGACTATACACTGGCCACCAGCGGCGGCACAGAAAGAAGGGACTATTATATTTCCCTGGGTTACAACAATGAAAAAGGGTTTATTAACCAGTCGGACTTTCGCAGGTTCACCGGCCGTGTAAATGTGAACACTCAGCCCCTGAACTGGTTTAAAACCGGCCTTAACCTGTCGGCTGCCATAGCCAATGGCAATAATGCCAACGACGAATTGAGTACCGGTTTCGTAAACCCCTTCTTCTTTACACGCGACATTGGCCCTATTTACCCCGTGTACCAGCACAATGCCACCACAGGCGCATTTATACTGGACAATAACGGTCAAAAGCAATACGAGCTGGGCCTAAACCGGGCATCAGGTGGCAAAGCAGGCCGCAACGTAGTAGCTGAAACCGCTCTGAATAAGAACATCAAAAAAACAAACACTATCAGCGCCCGCAGCTACGGCACCATCACCCTGTATAAAGGCTTAAACTTTACCTCCAACATAAGTGTAGACCTCGCCAACCTCGACAACCCTACCTACGACAACAAAATTGTAGGTGATGGAGCAGGCGACAATGGCCGGGCCAGCAAAACCAGCAGCGCCACCACCAGCTATACTTTTAACCAGCTGTTCACCTATAACCAATCATTCAACCAGCATCATATAGATGTGCTGGCCGGTCACGAAAACTACGATTTCAATTACCGGTATTCTTATGGGGCACGCTCCGGACAGATATTAGAAAACAATACAGAACTGATCAACTTTACCACTACTACAGACCTCACCTCCTATACCTATAAAGACCGTACAGAAAGCTATTTATCACGTATCAACTACGATTTTAAAAGCAAATACCTTTTTTCAGCTTCCTTTCGCCGTGATGGTTCTTCCCGCTTTTACCAGCATGCCCGTTGGGGTAATTTCTGGTCGGTAGGTGCAGGTTGGCGTTTAGACCAGGAAAAATATATCAGCCAGCTGAAATGGGTGAATATGTTAAAGCTGCGCGGCTCGTATGGTGTGGTAGGCAACAACTTTATCCTCAACTCTACCGGCGACAACAACTACTACGCCTGGCAGGCCCTGTACCAGCTAAACAGGAACAACGCGCTGGAACCCGGTTACCTGCAATCGTCACTGGAAAACAAAGACCTGAAATGGGAAACCAACCGACAGCTGGACCTGGGTGTAGACTTTAGCTTATTCAACAACCGGTTGAGCGGTACCATAGAATACTTTAACAAAAACTCATACGATCTGTTGTACAGTGTTCCCCTGCCGGTTTCAGGAGGTATTGATGCTAAGAACATGAACATTGGCACCGCTTACAACCGCGGCTTAGAAGTGCAGCTTACTGGCACCTGGTTGCAGAAGAAAAACTTTAGCTGGGCCACTACCCTCAACTGGACTATTTTCTCTAATAAAATTACCAGCCAACCCCAACAGGAAATTATTGAAGAAACCAGCAAACGAATGGTGGGGCATTCTATCTATGACTATTGGCTGCGTCAATGGTACGGAGTAGACCCAAATGATGGAGCAGGCCTGTTTGTAGCCGATAAATTTGTGGCTGGTACCACACGCATTAACGCAAAAGGAGATACTGTAACAACCGATTACTCTAATGCCCGCTTTGCTTATTCCGGCACTGCTATACCTGATTTTTATGGCAGCATTAGCAACACGGTAGCCTACAAAAACTTCAAACTAAGCTTTTTAATCACCTACCAGGTAGGCGGCAAAACTTACGATGCCCCTTATGCCTACCTGATGAACACCGGTAATTATGGCGAAGCGTTACATACCGATGTATTACGCCGCTGGCAAAAACCGGGCGATATTACCGATGTGCCGCGTATGGATTACAGCCAGGTAAGCAACTACCAGCAACAAAGCACCCGCTACCTGGTAAGTAGCAGCTACCTTAACTTTCGCTCAGCAACCTTTACCTGGGCAATACCCGCAAAAACAACGGCGTTATTGCATATACAGGATGCCCTGCTTTATATTACAGCCGAAAACCTGGGCTGGTTAACAGCACGCAAAGGCATGAACCCGCAACAAGCGTACTCGGGTTTAGCTTTTAATGCTTACGCACCGGCACGCATTTACACCCTGGGCCTAAACATAACTTTATAGAATGTATCTTTTAAAGTCCATATCGCTTACATCATTGGTTATTACCGGTCTTTTACTCACTGGCTGTAAAAAGTCGTACCTCAACACCACCCCCAACGATAGCGCAACTATAGACGAAGCTTTTGCCAACACTACCACCGCATGGGGTGCTATCAACGGCATTCATCGCTCGCTGTACATTCAATATGCCCAGCAGGATCAGGGTGGACAAGGCTCAGTGGCCATTAACCTGGACTATATGGGCGAAGACCTGGTAAAAACAGGCACAGGCAGTGGCTGGTTCACCAATTCGTACCGCTGGAAAGCACACCGGGCCGTTACCGGAACTACCGATTTATATCCTTATCGCTTTTACTATAAAATCATCCACAATGCCAATATGATCATTGAAAATGTGGACAGGGCCACCGGACCCGCTGCTGACAAAAGGGCTATCAAAGGCGAAGCCTATGTATATCGCGCCTGGGCTCATTTTGTGCTGGTGCAGTTATACGGGAAAAGGTACAACAAAGACGCAGCGCCTAATACCCAGCCCGGCGTTCCCTTACGTTTAAGCAGTAGCACCGATCCATTGGCACGTGCCACTGTGGAACAGGTATACACACAGGTGAATACAGATTTAGACAGCGCTATCACCAACTTAACAGGCTATAACAGAACCTATAAATCGCACTTTAACGTGCAGGTAGCACAGGGAATAAAAGCCCGGGTGGCCTTAACCATGCAAAACTGGGATAGCGCCGCAGTGTATGCCGCCACTGCAAGGCAAGGCTACAGCTTGATGAGCCGCGCCGACTACCTCACGGGTTTTAATAACATTTCCAATATAGAGTGGATGTGGGGCAGCCAGCAAACAGCCGATCAAACCACCTACTTCTATTCTTTCTTTGCTTATATGAGTGCGAATTATGCGTCATCCGACATTCGCACCAACCCCAAAGCCATCAGCTCAATGCTGTATAGAAACATTAGCAAAACGGATGTAAGAAAGCAGTTGTGGGATTCTACCGGGGCCAATACCAGCTTCCCAATCCCCGCCAATGGCGTTCGTAAGCAGTATATGAACCGGAAGTTTTTAACTGCTACCAGCAGCAGCATTGGCGATGTGCCCAATATGCGGGCAGCCGAAATGTATTTAATTGAAGCAGAAGCCAAAGCCCGCGCCGGGGATAATGGTGGCGCGCAGGATGCACTGTACCAACTAGCTTTTCAGCGCGACTCTATGTATACAAAATCTACACGCACAGGTCAGGCGCTGATTACCGAAATAATGCGACAACGCCGCACAGAATTATGGGGAGAAGGATTCCGTTTCCTCGATTTAAAACGCTTAAACTTACCATTGGATAGAACAGGGGCTAATCACGATGCTACGTTGGCCGAGGTGTTTACTGTGCCTGTAGAAAGCATCCTGTGGCAATGGTTAATACCACAGGATGAAATAAATTATAGTAGCGGGCTGGTTACACAAAACGATTTGTAACCGCCTAATCAGTAATAATAATTCCAAACTGCTGCTCCAGTGTTAACGAATGTTGCAGCAACACATCCAGTATCTTATTCCCATATTGACTGTACAGGGTAGAGAAGTTTTCTACACGCTCCTGCAGGTTATTATTGGGTAATAAAGCTTGCCTTATTTGCTGTAAACGAAACTCTTCCTGGCCAAACTTACGTTTTTCGGCCTTCAGCATTTTCTTTTCCAGCTGGTCCAGCTTTTTCACCGCCTGCGTGCGCAATGCCTGCACATGCTGCGATAAGCTGGTTTCTGTTTTAGAGGCTGCTTTTTCAATAGTGGCATACAAATCTCTTACAGCCGCTATTTCGCTTTGCAAGCTGGTGGGGTTTTCGCTTTTAATTTTGGTAACCTTGGTCATCTGGTCGTGTAACGATAAAAACAGGTCCACCAGTTCCAGCCCCATCTCCTGCAATTGATCTGCACGTTTCTTTTCCACCCACACAAAGGAGTTTCGCACTAACAGCACCGGGTAAGGCACCTGGGCGACAGCAAACACCTGTTTCAGTTCCAGCCAGTAAGCCAGCTCGCCACCACCACCAATAAAGGCAATGTTAGGCAACAGGGTTTCCTGTAACACACCGCGTAAAATAACGTTAGGACTAAAGCGCTCTGGATTCGTTTGCAGCTCTTCCAGCATTTGCGCCAAAGGAAAAGCTGGTTCTTCTATACGTTCCCTATTGTTCTCCGTAAGATAAAACAGGTTTATTTCGCGGCCGCCAGCCTGCACCTTGTAGTGCTTGCTCAGCTGCTCCAGCGTTTCTGCCACTGCAGTATGAGAAAAATGTTCTTTCAGTTCTTTTTCAATCACCGGAGCAAAAGCACGCTTATACTCCGCATGATCGGGCACTAACACCACCAGACCATATTTGCCAAATAAAGCATTTACCAAACCCAGGGTAGCTTGTTGTATAGAAGTACCTTCTGTATAAAAAGCCTGAAACAGCCCGGTTACTTCTTCGCCAAAAGGAAGAACGCCCAACTGCCCCTTCATTTCAGTAATCAGCTGTATAAAAGCTTTATCTACTTTCATACGACCTACAGCACCTGTTTGTTTGGTTTCCCATTTATACTTCTTGCCCTGTAAGGTAGTAGTGCCTACTTCGTCCAGATCGGCATCTTCACTACCCATGTAATACACAGGCACAAACTTGTATTCTGGCAACTGCTGCGCTAAAGAAGCGGCCAGTTTAATGGCATGCAGTATTTTGTATATAAAGTAAAAAGGACCGGTAAAAATATTAGGCTGGTGTGCGGTGGTAACGGTAAAGGTTTTATCATCACCTAACGCTTCTATATGCTGCTGAACCAGGGCCGTTGTTTCCAACCCCTGATACTGCTCTTTCAACACCTTTACCAATAACGGTCTGTTGGTAGCAAATGCCTGCCTGTTACGGATAGCTTGCTTAATACCTTCCAACGAAGTTTCATGCTCGTAAAAAGGCTTCATCTTCTCATCACGCGATAAGTAGTCAGAAACAATTTTACTAAAGTAACCGGTTTCGTTGTACGTGATATACTTACAATCCGTTTTCATCAATTGCTGTAAAGTTGCTTCACTCATCTTAAACAATTCTTAACTGTCAGTTACTATAAATGCCTGTTCTATCAGCCCCGATTAACTACCAACTATCCACTCCCAACTACTGGCTTACCACCTCACCTTCCAGGTCGTAGTCGTATGCCTTAGTAATTTTTACATTTACAAACTCGCCTACCGGCAGTTTTTTATCAGATTGTATCACCACTTCATTATCCACCTCAACACTATCAAATTCAGTACGTCCTAAATAACGGCCCGCTTCCTTCTTATCTATAATTACTTTGTAAGTATTACCAATTTTCTCCTGGTTTTTCTCGTAGCTGATTTCCTGCTGCACTTCCATAATTTCCTGTGCACGTCTTTGCTTTTCATCAGCCGGAATGTTATCCTCCAAATCGTAAGCGCTGGTGTTTTCTTCATGGCTGTAAGTGAAACAACCTACACGGTCAAAGCGTTGTTTTACCAGGAAGTCTTTCAGCTCCTCTACATCATCACGGGTTTCGCCCGGGAAGCCGGTGATTAAAGTAGTACGTAAACAAATACCCGGATTTTTATCGCGTATAGCCGCAATAATATCTTCCATTTCGGCGCGGGTGCTTTGCCTGCGCATAGCTTTTAACATGTTATCACTGGCATGCTGTAAAGGCATATCCAGGTAGTTACAAATGTTATCACGCTCGCGCATTACATCCAGCACTTCCATCGGAAATTTATTCGGATAAGCATAGTGCAAACGAATCCATTCCAGCCCTTTTACATCGGCCAGTTTATTCAGTAACACATCCAGCTGCCTTTTCTTATACAGATCTAAACCATAATAAGTAAGCTCCTGTGCAATCAACATCACTTCTTTCACACCTTTTTGCACAAGCCCTTCCGCTTCTGCTACCAGTGATTCAATAGAACGGCTCACGTGCTGCCCACGCATTAACGGAATAGCACAGAACGAACAGGTACGGTTACAGCCTTCACTTATTTTCATATAAGCGTAGTGCTTGGGAGTAGCTAAAAAGCGCTCACCTACCAGTTCTGTTTTATAATCAGCATCAAACTGTTTTAATATCAAAGGCAGTTCAAACGTACCAAACCAGGCATCCACCTCCGGAATTTCAGTTTCCAGGTCGCCACGGTATCTTTCACTTAAACAACCGGTTACATATACCTTGTCCAGCTTGCCTTTCTTTTTTAAAGCTACCTGGTCCAGAATAGTGTTAATACTTTCCTCTTTGGCTTTATCAATAAAACCACAGGTATTTACCACAACGATGTTATGATCGAGCTTGGAATTTTCGTGTACTACGTCAATTTCATTGGCCTTTAGTTGCCCGCTCAACACTTCACTATCCACCAGGTTTTTACTGCAACCAAGGGTAATAATGTTTACTTTATCTTTCTGTAATGTTCTCGCCTTCATAATAAAGAATGCAAAGGTAGCGTTTCAGGTTTAAAGTAGGGGTTAAAGCTAAATTTGGTACACTTCCTGCTATTACGCCACAAATAACAACATGAAAAAACAAATACTGCTTCTGCTGGTGGTTATCCTGCTGGGCCTGCAGGCACGTGCGCAGGATGCCCACTACGACCAGGCCCTGGGTCTTAAATTTCCCGGCGGCTTATCTGTTACCTGGAAAAAGTTTCTGAACCCCACGCAAAACATCGAAGCCCAGGCTACCTTCTGGCAAAAAGGCTTCCGGGTAGGCGGCCTGTACGAATTTACCTTTTACACATTTGACGAAGTTCCGGGGCTTGCAGCCTTTGCCGGCCCAGGTGCGCATATAGGTTTCTGGAAGAATAAATACAAGCCTGAATCGAATAGTTCGGCTGAATTTGGCATTGACGGCATTCTCGGATTAGACTATAAAATCCCAGATTTACCCATTAACATATCATTAGACTGGCAACCATCTATCATTTTAGCCGGTTCGGAAGGCTTTACCCCCAACTTTGGCGGCATTGCTATCAGGTATACGTTTTAAGCAGACAGGCATTTATCTATACAAAAATCAAAGAACCACACATG encodes the following:
- a CDS encoding 5-(carboxyamino)imidazole ribonucleotide synthase encodes the protein MKIGILGGGQLGRMLLQAGANYVVETYVLENDENCPAAHLCHHFVKGDIRDFDTVYQFGKQLNAITIEIESVNVEALEKLEAEGVKVFPRPSAIKTIKNKITQKQFYKQQEVPTSPFEVTENLAALQNLASFLPAVHKVGEGGYDGKGVQVIQDARDLEKGFNAPSVLEKMVRIKKEIALIVAMNEKGETAIYPPAEMVFDQVLNLLDYQLSPVQLPKEQLWKAEAIALRVVKGLQSPGLFAVELFIDEKDEVLVNETAPRVHNSGHHTIEANYCSQYDMLWRIMLGYPLGNTAAILPSSIVNILGSEGHTGKAVYEGLDEVLKMENVFVHLYGKTETKPGRKMGHVTIISNERIDLTYKAHKIKNTLKVISA
- the purE gene encoding 5-(carboxyamino)imidazole ribonucleotide mutase, which codes for MTAQNAPLVGIIMGSDSDLNIMQDAAAVMQEFGIPFELTVVSAHRTPLRMINYAQQAAQRGLKVIIAGAGGAAHLPGMVASVTSLPVIGVPVKSSNSIDGWDSVLSILQMPNGVPVATVALNAAKNAGLLAAQIIGTSDSAIAQKMDTYKANMNQAVLDKAGKLSKDWPNNFD
- a CDS encoding RNA polymerase sigma factor, yielding MNNSQVGDELLLTRLSKGDKLAFDQLYQQYSHPLYLNLLKLTKSEAIAEELLQEIFVRIWNKKDTLDIHTGLGNYLFKISQNLVYDFFRKAKQDKQLRSQIIAVAAEEYTHIEENLLSKENRTLLHRAISTLPPVRQQVFKLCKLEGKSYDEVAEELGIGVSTVNDHIVKATKHIKRYFPIILLIISTLNN
- a CDS encoding FecR family protein; protein product: MEKFHRASSIKREKVPLADFNTIFVRYLNNNCSPEETAFLMEQLASGELTEEQQQLLEQHITNWTALQQNGEPIPATLQNKLDNIKKLVDTEVIRQTQPAKQVKLSWRTYAAAAAVTGLVVVGYWGFKNLSPIVEKTKTFAAQPGERRSLRLPDGSQVILNGESNLVLSENFTTGNREVTLSGEAYFDVSQNAAHPFIIHTMTMDIEVLGTAFNVRSYPDEAAEETSLIRGKVQVTLKKEGESGKSYILLPMQKLVVAKSRQGDSANNHTVSSPTPHVDSLFKNRLLNNLPETAWTENKLAFDNATLETVADKMEKWYGITVEIKNDAIKNIPYTGSFEGETLEKVMDAIKYSIPMLHYKMEGSRKLILY
- a CDS encoding SusC/RagA family TonB-linked outer membrane protein: MMRLTTFVLLCGCLFFADKGIAQSARVTLSVKQISLEQFFNIIESQTGYRFSYSAAVIPIHKKVDIWAKNESLETLLTRTLKQLGLSHRLMSEKVIGITDTRLTAPSSIPLPPPYPQLPDTITIHGTVVDENGKPIANAAIQVRGTNKGISSAPDGTFSISLTAPAFTLDISSLNFVPRELTVSSGITRYRIMMEATAESLSEIVVVAYGTTRKGAYTGSVAQINSEKIAERSVTNVLNYIEGSAPGIQSTSSNGQPGSSPTIRIRGFGSVSASNAPLFVLDGAIYDGNISDINANDIDNFSILKDAAATALYGNKAVNGVIMISTKKGKRGQNRVQLRVNQGIYTRGMPEYNRVNAYQYYPLMWEALRNSLVYPASGTNAIPIADANQLASGVYPRFTTGANAGKQNYNGTAYSDISQLLVNNPFNVASTDIVRVDGTINPNARLLYPDDLNWYKALSRTGQRQDYTLATSGGTERRDYYISLGYNNEKGFINQSDFRRFTGRVNVNTQPLNWFKTGLNLSAAIANGNNANDELSTGFVNPFFFTRDIGPIYPVYQHNATTGAFILDNNGQKQYELGLNRASGGKAGRNVVAETALNKNIKKTNTISARSYGTITLYKGLNFTSNISVDLANLDNPTYDNKIVGDGAGDNGRASKTSSATTSYTFNQLFTYNQSFNQHHIDVLAGHENYDFNYRYSYGARSGQILENNTELINFTTTTDLTSYTYKDRTESYLSRINYDFKSKYLFSASFRRDGSSRFYQHARWGNFWSVGAGWRLDQEKYISQLKWVNMLKLRGSYGVVGNNFILNSTGDNNYYAWQALYQLNRNNALEPGYLQSSLENKDLKWETNRQLDLGVDFSLFNNRLSGTIEYFNKNSYDLLYSVPLPVSGGIDAKNMNIGTAYNRGLEVQLTGTWLQKKNFSWATTLNWTIFSNKITSQPQQEIIEETSKRMVGHSIYDYWLRQWYGVDPNDGAGLFVADKFVAGTTRINAKGDTVTTDYSNARFAYSGTAIPDFYGSISNTVAYKNFKLSFLITYQVGGKTYDAPYAYLMNTGNYGEALHTDVLRRWQKPGDITDVPRMDYSQVSNYQQQSTRYLVSSSYLNFRSATFTWAIPAKTTALLHIQDALLYITAENLGWLTARKGMNPQQAYSGLAFNAYAPARIYTLGLNITL
- a CDS encoding RagB/SusD family nutrient uptake outer membrane protein, giving the protein MYLLKSISLTSLVITGLLLTGCKKSYLNTTPNDSATIDEAFANTTTAWGAINGIHRSLYIQYAQQDQGGQGSVAINLDYMGEDLVKTGTGSGWFTNSYRWKAHRAVTGTTDLYPYRFYYKIIHNANMIIENVDRATGPAADKRAIKGEAYVYRAWAHFVLVQLYGKRYNKDAAPNTQPGVPLRLSSSTDPLARATVEQVYTQVNTDLDSAITNLTGYNRTYKSHFNVQVAQGIKARVALTMQNWDSAAVYAATARQGYSLMSRADYLTGFNNISNIEWMWGSQQTADQTTYFYSFFAYMSANYASSDIRTNPKAISSMLYRNISKTDVRKQLWDSTGANTSFPIPANGVRKQYMNRKFLTATSSSIGDVPNMRAAEMYLIEAEAKARAGDNGGAQDALYQLAFQRDSMYTKSTRTGQALITEIMRQRRTELWGEGFRFLDLKRLNLPLDRTGANHDATLAEVFTVPVESILWQWLIPQDEINYSSGLVTQNDL